The nucleotide sequence GAGCCGTCAATCATCGGCAAAATATACGCCGGATGCTCTTCCTGCTTGCCGTCGAGCATGAACCCGATGTGGTCCACCATCGGATCGGGGTAAAGCGCATTGCCCATGGGCGGTACGTCTCTGCGCGTGTCGAATTCGATCGCGAGACTCGTCGATATCCCCGCATATCCCATACCGCCGCCGCTCGCACCGGTCTGTCCGACGTCGTTGTTCTGCATCAAAAACGATAGACCCGCGCCCCCGTTGTCCCCACCTTCGGGCCCAATGGTGAAGGCGAAGTACGTATGGAACGGCCGATTGCTCGTGCCTTCCACATAGCTCAAATCGAGCGCATCGTAGAAGTACACGTTCGCCGATTGGCTGAAGGGCTTCGTGGAATCCGTGAGCTTCAATTTGCCGTCGGGCGTGATCGTTGCCGCGCCCGTGAGCATCAGCTTTCCCCCGTTGATCCAATTGTCGGAATCCGAGAATCCCCCCGTCGTGTCGTCGGGGCTGCAATACGACTCGGTCGTCTGGACATTTTGGGCGAGCGTTTGACTCGAGCCGAAAAGCATCGCTGCTGAAACTACGAAGCCAAGGGGGCGATGAATCGTTTTCATGTTGGTTCTCCTCGGTAAGCTCGTTCTTTTGGATGGATCGTTATCCGTTGGTGCAAGCCGCTTTCGGACCCCAAAGGCCTCACTTCGCCTCGCAGGTGGGCTCTAGAATGTGGAACTCGACCCGTTGGTGCAGCTCTTTGTTCTTCCTATCGACAGGCACGCCCTGGGCCGGTCGGCTCATTCCGTACCCTTTGGGAACGAGCCGTCCGGGCTCGATGTTCCGCTCGACCAACCACTTGACGACCGACGCCGCCCGCTGCTCGCTCAATTCTTGGTTTTTCGCATAATTGTCCTGCGAGGCATGCCCCTGAACTTCGATCCGCGTGATCTTCGGGTTTGCCCGAAGCACATCATAGACGCCCTGCAGGACAGCTTGCGTGAGCCGGCCCTTTTCCCCGATCGTTTCGAGTTTGTCGCTCGCGGTCTTGAAGTAAATGCGATCCATGATCTTGATCTGGCATTCCGAAACGAAGACCATCGGACAACCGTGACGCGCCGGATCCTTGTGCGGTTGGCCGGGAATCGTCGGGCACGCATCCGGTATGTTCGCGATCTTGTCGCCATCGATATCGTCGGGGCAACCAATGTACTTCAATTCCCAAAGCGCTTTTTGCTCGGGCTTGAGCGACGCGGGTGGCTCGCGAAGCCCCGGTACGTCCGGGCACTTGTCGGCCGCGTCGATCACGCGGTCCTTGTCGCGATCAATCGAAACCAGCACGCCCGTGGCCTCGTCGACCGGACACCCATGCAATTGCGGATTGTCGCTGGAAACTCCGGGGATGTCGGGACACGCGTCTTTGTTGTCGTTGATGCCGTCGCCATCGCGATCGTCTTCCGTCGGCACGAGCACGGGTTTCTTGGGTTTGGCAACACCGGGAACCCATTCCACCGAAGCTACGGCGCGCAATGTCGGGGAACCCACGCCGCGCGTGAGTCCCGGGCCCACGCCGCCGCCGA is from Polyangiaceae bacterium and encodes:
- a CDS encoding OmpA family protein produces the protein MQLFTPTGKRTEFTGDETVRVLPRLSAAGQYGKFTYAAMLGVQYRGMTEGFVDTKTGTEFAGGVSVGVKPLDDRLVVGPELYGSTIISGTDDVNFKQPKAPLEVIFGAHYTVGQLRIGGGVGPGLTRGVGSPTLRAVASVEWVPGVAKPKKPVLVPTEDDRDGDGINDNKDACPDIPGVSSDNPQLHGCPVDEATGVLVSIDRDKDRVIDAADKCPDVPGLREPPASLKPEQKALWELKYIGCPDDIDGDKIANIPDACPTIPGQPHKDPARHGCPMVFVSECQIKIMDRIYFKTASDKLETIGEKGRLTQAVLQGVYDVLRANPKITRIEVQGHASQDNYAKNQELSEQRAASVVKWLVERNIEPGRLVPKGYGMSRPAQGVPVDRKNKELHQRVEFHILEPTCEAK